The following coding sequences lie in one Gammaproteobacteria bacterium genomic window:
- a CDS encoding FAD-dependent oxidoreductase, giving the protein MRSQARVVVIGGGVVGCSVIYHLTRLGWKDVVLIERSELTSGSTWHAAGGFHTLNADTNMAALQGYTIRLYRELEEITGQSCSLHHVGGLTLAESPERLDFLKSARAMHRHMGLDTELVTPDEIRKLSPITNTDGVLGALYDPLDGHLDPSGTTHAYAKAAQMQGAEIMLRNPVLETNARADGCWEVVTEQGTIVAEQLVNAAGLWAREVGAMAGVYLPLHPMEHQYFATDNIPEVFERDAELPHVMDPEGESYLRQEGQGLVIGFYEQNCVPWAVDGTRWDFGHELLTENLDRIGDSMEFAFKRYPVLAEAGIKTIINGPFTFAPDGNPLVGPVPGLRNYWSACAVMAGFSQGGGVGLTLAEWMIEGEPSRDVFAMDVARFGDYCNPSYTRLKVTENYQRRFTVSYPNEELPAARPLDTTPAYGIWQQQNAVFGAAYGMEHVNYFAPAGEEPYEIPSFRRSNAFDTVGEECRAVRERVGINEVHNFGKYEFNGSGAFGFLDTIMAGRIPSVGRISLNPMLSPGGRIIGDFTVGRLKDDVFQVTASFGAQAYHMRWFEQHLPQQGVQLRNISKQRIGFQIAGPEAQELLGRVTRSDVSTAALPFLSIREIDVGPCQAIVQRVSYTGDRGYELYVPWHQQVALYEVLAQAGADLGLRPFGMRAMMSLRLDKSFGSWMREFKPDYTPLETGLDRFVDYDKEADFIGKAAVLAEREKGATRKLCTFVVDAKDADPVAWEPIWYDGDVVGYVTSGGYSHHAQKSIAFGFLPVNLVEEGREVEIEILGEMIPAKLYFEPLFDPKNEYLRG; this is encoded by the coding sequence ATGCGTTCACAGGCTCGGGTTGTTGTCATCGGTGGCGGCGTGGTCGGCTGCAGTGTTATTTATCACCTGACCAGGTTGGGCTGGAAAGATGTTGTACTGATCGAGCGTTCCGAGCTGACGTCGGGTTCGACCTGGCATGCGGCGGGTGGATTTCATACGCTGAATGCCGATACCAACATGGCCGCGTTGCAGGGCTACACGATCCGCCTGTACCGCGAGCTCGAGGAGATTACCGGTCAATCCTGCAGTTTGCATCACGTCGGCGGCCTGACGCTCGCGGAATCCCCGGAGCGTCTCGACTTTCTGAAATCGGCGCGGGCAATGCATCGGCACATGGGTCTCGATACCGAGCTGGTAACACCCGACGAGATTCGCAAGCTTAGTCCCATTACCAACACTGACGGCGTACTCGGGGCACTTTACGACCCGCTCGACGGGCATCTCGATCCGTCGGGAACCACCCATGCATACGCGAAGGCGGCGCAGATGCAGGGTGCCGAAATCATGCTGCGCAATCCGGTACTCGAAACCAATGCGCGCGCTGACGGGTGCTGGGAAGTGGTAACCGAACAGGGCACCATTGTTGCCGAGCAGCTGGTCAATGCCGCCGGCCTGTGGGCGCGGGAAGTAGGCGCCATGGCCGGCGTTTACCTGCCGCTACATCCGATGGAGCACCAGTATTTTGCAACCGATAACATTCCTGAAGTGTTTGAGCGCGATGCCGAGCTGCCGCACGTTATGGACCCGGAAGGGGAGAGCTACCTGCGCCAGGAGGGGCAGGGGCTGGTGATCGGCTTTTATGAACAGAATTGCGTTCCATGGGCGGTCGATGGCACGCGCTGGGATTTCGGTCACGAGTTACTGACTGAAAATCTCGATCGCATCGGCGACTCGATGGAATTTGCCTTCAAGCGTTACCCCGTATTGGCCGAGGCCGGCATCAAGACGATAATTAACGGCCCCTTTACATTTGCACCGGATGGTAACCCGCTGGTGGGACCGGTGCCGGGTTTGCGCAACTACTGGTCAGCTTGCGCGGTCATGGCCGGATTCAGCCAGGGTGGAGGTGTCGGTTTGACCTTGGCCGAATGGATGATCGAGGGTGAGCCCTCGAGAGACGTGTTCGCGATGGATGTTGCACGGTTTGGCGATTACTGTAATCCGTCGTACACCCGCCTAAAGGTGACTGAGAATTATCAGCGTCGCTTTACCGTGTCTTATCCAAACGAGGAGCTGCCAGCGGCAAGGCCGCTCGACACGACGCCCGCCTACGGTATCTGGCAGCAACAAAATGCAGTGTTCGGCGCGGCTTACGGTATGGAACACGTCAATTATTTTGCGCCGGCAGGGGAGGAACCCTACGAAATCCCAAGCTTTCGTCGGTCTAACGCGTTCGATACAGTCGGCGAGGAGTGTCGTGCGGTGCGTGAGCGGGTCGGTATCAACGAGGTTCACAATTTTGGCAAATACGAGTTCAACGGGTCCGGGGCTTTTGGTTTTCTGGATACCATCATGGCGGGCAGGATTCCGTCCGTTGGACGCATCAGCCTGAACCCGATGCTGAGTCCCGGGGGCAGGATCATCGGTGATTTCACGGTCGGTCGATTAAAGGATGATGTGTTCCAGGTGACCGCGTCTTTCGGGGCCCAGGCCTATCATATGCGCTGGTTCGAGCAACATTTACCGCAACAAGGTGTTCAGTTGAGGAATATCTCGAAACAGCGTATCGGCTTCCAGATTGCGGGTCCAGAGGCACAGGAGCTACTCGGCAGAGTGACCCGAAGCGATGTCTCGACCGCGGCCTTGCCATTCTTGTCAATTCGCGAGATTGACGTCGGCCCGTGCCAGGCAATTGTGCAACGTGTCAGTTATACCGGAGATCGTGGTTACGAACTCTACGTTCCCTGGCATCAGCAGGTGGCACTCTACGAGGTTCTGGCGCAAGCGGGTGCAGATCTCGGATTACGACCCTTCGGTATGCGCGCGATGATGAGCCTGCGCCTCGACAAATCATTCGGTTCGTGGATGCGCGAGTTCAAACCCGACTATACGCCGCTGGAAACCGGGCTGGATCGTTTCGTTGATTACGACAAGGAAGCTGATTTTATTGGCAAAGCGGCAGTATTGGCGGAAAGGGAAAAGGGCGCAACGCGCAAACTGTGTACTTTCGTGGTCGACGCTAAAGATGCGGATCCTGTAGCCTGGGAACCAATCTGGTATGACGGTGACGTTGTTGGCTACGTAACATCGGGTGGATATTCACACCACGCCCAAAAAAGTATCGCTTTTGGTTTTCTGCCCGTAAACCTGGTGGAAGAAGGTCGCGAAGTCGAAATCGAGATACTGGGTGAAATGATTCCCGCGAAACTGTACTTCGAACCTTTATTCGATCCTAAAAACGAGTATCTGCGCGGGTAG
- a CDS encoding FAD-binding oxidoreductase → MSKSYDAIIVGAGIIGCATSLALGRKGWKVLNLDRLPAAGYGSTSGSCAIIRPYYSTLDGSAMAYESHYYWKNWAEYLGGDDVDERGLIEYHNVGSMVMKTEANDYLRPTMALMDELDSPYSEYTPEALKKKLPVLNTESFYPVKLPDDPAFGIANDEPLPGAVLFHAAGYISDPQLATHNIMRAAEQAGGSFIYNAEVCEILKQDGKVDGVMLTNGEIFNAPAVLNAAGPHSSRINQMADIEKHMKVKTRALRQEVAHVPLPEGYVRETACVTSDSDIGIYTRPEQGDALLIGSEDPPVDKHEWVDPDNYNHDFTEQWRVQVLRVCQRIPNLGVPNQMRGVVDLYDVTDDWIPIYDHSDLPGFYLAIGTSGNQFKNAPIAGEMMADIIEATQNGNDQDSNPIDFHLKHIDRTVSSEFYSRLREVNQDSSFSVLG, encoded by the coding sequence ATGTCAAAATCATACGATGCAATCATTGTCGGTGCCGGCATTATCGGCTGCGCCACTTCGCTGGCACTGGGACGCAAGGGCTGGAAAGTGCTCAACCTGGACCGACTGCCGGCCGCAGGCTACGGCTCGACTTCGGGTTCCTGCGCAATAATTCGGCCTTACTATTCGACCCTGGATGGCTCGGCGATGGCCTACGAATCGCATTACTACTGGAAGAACTGGGCGGAATATCTCGGTGGTGACGATGTCGATGAGCGTGGCCTGATCGAATACCACAACGTCGGTTCGATGGTCATGAAAACCGAAGCCAATGACTATTTGCGGCCTACCATGGCACTCATGGATGAACTCGATTCGCCTTACAGTGAATACACGCCCGAGGCGCTGAAGAAAAAGTTACCGGTATTAAACACGGAATCTTTTTACCCGGTCAAACTGCCGGACGATCCGGCATTCGGCATCGCCAATGACGAACCGCTGCCCGGTGCCGTGCTGTTTCATGCGGCGGGTTATATTTCCGACCCACAGCTGGCGACGCATAACATCATGCGCGCGGCCGAGCAGGCGGGAGGGAGCTTCATTTACAACGCCGAGGTCTGCGAGATTCTGAAGCAGGATGGCAAGGTTGATGGCGTCATGCTTACGAATGGCGAGATATTCAATGCACCGGCAGTGCTCAATGCGGCCGGACCGCATTCATCCAGGATCAACCAGATGGCTGATATCGAAAAGCATATGAAGGTGAAGACCCGCGCGCTGCGCCAGGAAGTCGCGCATGTGCCGTTGCCGGAAGGCTATGTTCGTGAAACCGCCTGTGTGACCTCGGACAGCGATATCGGGATCTACACCCGGCCAGAACAGGGTGACGCGCTACTGATTGGCAGCGAGGACCCACCGGTCGATAAACACGAGTGGGTGGATCCCGACAATTACAATCACGACTTTACCGAGCAGTGGCGGGTGCAGGTGCTGCGCGTCTGCCAGCGCATTCCGAACCTCGGGGTACCAAACCAGATGCGCGGCGTAGTGGATCTTTACGATGTCACCGACGACTGGATTCCGATATATGACCATTCGGATCTGCCCGGGTTTTACCTCGCGATCGGCACCAGCGGCAACCAGTTCAAGAATGCGCCGATTGCCGGTGAAATGATGGCGGACATCATCGAGGCCACGCAAAATGGAAACGACCAGGACAGTAACCCGATCGATTTTCACCTGAAGCATATCGATCGTACGGTTAGCAGCGAGTTTTATTCGCGCCTGCGCGAAGTTAACCAGGACAGCAGTTTTTCGGTGTTGGGGTAG